CTAGTTCACTAGGTTGGTTAAAAATTAGAGCATAAACTCAAAAGTTAGAATGTAGATAAGTTGAtttaattaccaaaaaaaaaactattaaaatCTTTCATTGTGAAATACGTCATAGATAAGTATCATAACTAGAGACGTCACAAACCAAAAATCATTTGGATAACAGCACCAAAAAAAACATGTCCTTGAAAAGTCTCAAAGTCTAGAACCTAAagacaaaacaaaacacaaaatcGGTTAGAATATAGAAAATTTGAAACCACACGCAGTGTGCGATTGAAGACAGGTAGAGGTCGCAGACGCCCATTAAGTGGCTATGTCTGTGGATTGTTTTGACGGGGACATCAGTCCTCACGGGCGGGTGGGGCAGGGTTGGGTTAAAACCAATTCTTCTTAGACTGTCCGTAATGTGCGTcttcctcccccccccccccccaaacatgTCCGTCCCCCACCCCCCCATGGCGTTTTCCAGCGTgatataaccccccccccccatccggCATGCTTTAAAACACGCTCAAATGTCCCCTCTCTTCAAAGTGTTTGGCCAATGAGTTTTTTCCATGTCAAATAcaattaattttaaattaaaaaaaaaacaagaaaataataaTTGGGTTATCATTGATGGGGCATTATCCCACTACGCCCATTTGGGTAATCTTCTTTTGTTTTTAAAGTTACTAAATATTTTGTTTACttatttcaaatattcaaacttttataaaaaaaaaaatttattaaaaCTAAACTTATAAAGTTATGAATATACAAATAACTTTAAACTCTTATAATGTTGAGGTCTTATACAAATATATAAAACATTACAAGATTTtagtaagaccatgtgtagtggtacacATGAATAATGCTCCCACGCATGGGTATTGTGCGACACGTGTCATCCAagtcagcaaaggggcattatGGGCGTTTTTCACAAATGGGCGTAGTGGGATAATGCCCCATCAATGATTACCCGATTattattttcttgttttctttaatttaaaattaattgTATTTGACATGAAAAAAGTCAAAAACTCATTGGCCAAACACTTTGAAGAGAGGGACATTTGAGCGTGTTTTAAAGCACGCCGGAGGGGTGGTTTTGGTTAAATCACGCCGGAAAACGCCATGGGGGTGGAGGACGGGCATGTTTGGGCGTGTTTGGGGGGGAAGACGTCGGAGAAGATGCCCATTACGAACACGGTctaagagtaaaatgtcattttcgtccctgagttttggtcacttttgtgactttcgtccaaatgtttgttttttcgcatttgAGTCCTCGTGGTTtcaaaatcttgccattttcatcaagCCACTGGAGGGAGGGGTTaggttttaaattttataatagATTATATTACTTTTTTTACGCTATgtgtgggatttactgagtacgGTTGTTGTTGGTTGTTGTTTTatactatttttatttttatttttattttagttctagttttaatttttatttatgtatttataaAAAGACACGTGCCCCTCTTTCACACCAAAAAACGGATGGGGTTAAAGGAATGAACGAAAAGGGCAAGATTTTGAAACCACAAGAACTCGGATGCGGAAAAACAAGcttttggacgaaagtcacaaaagtgACCAAGACaatagggacgaaaatgacattttactcttttaaaGTTGCTATAAAGGATAACTGACAAATTCAAATGTGATTATATGGAAAATCAAGAACTTACCATTTTTCATGAAGACGGTTGTGATGATGTAGCAGGTTCATCACGTGAGAAGAGAGTCTTGACCTCTACCAATAAACCATAAAACCTTGCCCGCAGCTTATCCTTATCCTGATGGGATGCAGGCACCTTTGTCAATTCTTTGTTAATCATCTCCACCATGTTATATTTGCGTCTCAGTTGCTCATGCTCTGTTAACGCATGACTCGCGTCTGTTTCAATATTTCCTTTCAGCTTGTCGTGCAATTCATTCATAAGGTTTCGTGCTGATGTAACATTCTTCACAGCTCTGATCTCCTGCAGGGTTTACATAGATCATATAATAAGCatgaaatatattttaaattcTACGGGTGTATCGCACCAATCCGGCTCGCTAAAAGCTCAAACAGAGCCAAACTTAAACAAGCTCAAGCTGCTACACACCGGAACACGTTAAAAAAGTGCATAGGCTCTCGTTGAATAAGAACTTTGCGAGCAATCAGAGCAATAAGTAGAGCCTGTGGAAGATATAAATATACTTGATGGAGTAAATACCTCATGTGAAACCAGTGTGAAGGCGGCACTTGGAGAACCACCAAGTAGATAGCTTTGAATTTCACTAGACAAAGTTACTCCTACCGATAGAAATGTAACTGGATAAATTTTTAAACTCTTTAAGTTGACAAATGGAGAAGTAGGTTGATGCGAGATTAGATCCTGTGATGACGAAATAAACTGCAAAAAATACCAagtatattataataaaaatctTTATTATGTGCGCATGACAAAAATTTAGAGATCAATACTAGCATACCTTGACAAGTTCCAAGTTAAGTGTAAGAAATTTGACACAATGGAGCTGTTGAAGCAGACAAAAAATTTTACGAGTATATGCCTCATTATCAACGCTAGAATCAATACAGATATCCACCTTCTCCAAATGACAAAGATCGGTGGGAAGCAGCAAAGGACCATCATCATTATCCTTGTAACAACAATAATGATCTGTGTAACGCAAGGAAGAAAGGTTGGGTGCGGAAATCAGATGTATCCCTCGCCAATATTTTATAGTGAGATTCTTGAGTTGAGGCGTAACCACTTTGACACAGTCCCTACCGTTTTCAAGTGTTAGACTAGATAGCCCAGAATGATGTatatgaaaactgttgaaaattGAGCAGTTTTTCAAAGTCAGATTCTTCAAGTTTGGACAGTTGGAGAAAAGAGCAGCACACTTGTCATCATAGAAAGAGAGATTCAATGTTGTTAAATTCGGCAACACCCAAGTAGGTGCGGCCGGAATGGGACATGTCTGAATACGTCCAGTCATGGTGAGATGTTTGAGAGATTGAGAACTAAAAAGAGAAGGAGGGAATTCGCCCACATAGTATACGCGGCCAGGCAAGCAAGTAATATTCAGTTGTTGGACATTGTGGGAGAATGCATAGTCCAAAATTCTTTGGACAAACTCCGGGCTACCCTTTCCACGAAAAGTGAGATCGACAGAAAACACTTCGCTTTGATTATTTCGACTGGATAGCAGACGTGTAACAAATTTGGAGAACCTGGGCAACCTAGGGAAATCCTTGGTTGAGAAATTGAGAAAAGGCATTGAAGTCCAGATATACCTCCATCTAGATGACAAAGCACTTGTTTGGACAACATGTTTGATGCTAATAAAAGAGAGGATTTTATGGATAAGATCATCTGGCAAGTTGCTTAGTCTATCACCTTCTACATTCTCTGTTATTTCACCCAAATCCATTCTCTTCTAACTCTGCCTTGACAAGATAGGAGTTCACATTAGGACTCTTATGTCTTTGCTCCTATTTCCCATGCTTTTCTTTGCTAAATCACCAGCATCAGAAGCTGCAATTTGATTGCATGAAACAGTTAGGACAAACTAAACACTCACGATACAAGCTGCAATTTGTTTACAAACCAAGTCGAGCCGAGCCAGCTTGTTTATTTTAACAAGCTAAAATGTTGAGTTTGGGCTCGGCTCGTCAAAAGCTTGAGACAGCTCGTCTCGTCGCTCATCGAGCCGGCttgtttatttttcattttttttacttttacacATTACCTGTATATCTTTTACAAATTTGTTATATTTTGTTTCagtctaaatttttcgagttaacacACTGCAACGCGcatgtggttcaacatttttatgttttttacgGTTTAACGGCCCCGTCGTAATGCACGAGTTCTGTTAGTTATAATTTTCTATGGTTTACGTTTCTGTCTAAGTTTTGCAAGCTACATGCTACAACAtgtgtgtggttcaatgtttttatgTCTACTTTATATTTGGCTTAATGGTCTCGCCGCAAAGCGCAGGTCCTAAATACTAGTACTTTATAAATTTGAactaaaaataatactttaacaagCCAGCCGAGAGCGGACATTGGCTTGGGCTCgcctggctcgtttacaaactaACTGATTTCAAACAAGCTATTTTCAAGTGAGTCGGGAGCTTTTTGAACAAGCTTTTACAGTAGTGAAAAATAAAGCAAGAACTAGTAAAACAATTGACTACATTTTGAGGAAAATAATTGCAATATTAAACTTTTATTATTAGTTCTCAAAGTATAATGGACTGAATATGTTGGCTGATCGAGGAACACCGGGGGTTGCGGATCGGGTTTCTTTCGCTAAAGTGGCTGCAAACTCTAAAGAAGCGGTAAAAGTGAATTTTAGGGCTTTGGAGTCTAATGAGAGTGTTGAAGGAGCAGATGTGGTGATTCCTTTATCTTCGGTTAAACAAGTTACAGACAGGTATGCAAACACTTTGTATGGATATTTTCTGGGTAAACGTTTGGCATTTCCTGTGGTGGATTTCTTTGCAAAGAACAACTGGGTGAAATATGGTTTGACTAGACTTATGATGAATGCGaatgggttctttttctttaagttcaaGACTAAAGAAGGGATGAACCAGATGTTAGAGGATGGACCTTGGATGATCAGAAACGTTCCTATTATCTTGAAAGAGTGGCCGGCATCCATTAAGTTGGAAAAAAAGGATATAAAAGCTATTCCAGTTTGGGTTAAGATGCATGAAGTGCCGTTAGCAGCTTATACTGAGGACGGTCTTAGTTTGCTCGCTTCTAAGATAGGGGTGCCTAAGATGCTTGATTCGTACACTACTACAATGTGTGCTGAGTCATGGGGAAGAAGCAGTTATGCTAGAGCTCTCATTGAAATTCAAGCCGGGGCTGAGTTAAAGAGGAGTGTTATGGTTGCAATCCCGTCTTTAGAAGGTAAGGGTCACTCAATGGAGGAGGTTAaaattgaatatgattgggagccgttAAGGTGCTCTTCTTGCTGCGTGTTTGGTCATGATGATAACTCGTGCCCAAAAAGGCATCAAGTTGTTTCGAGTGGGGATCCTGGGAagaaaattgatgattttcaggttgtTGGTGCAAAGAAGAAGAAAGCTACTAACCAGGGTCTGCATATTAAGAATCAGAAGCCTAAGGTAGTGTACAGACCAGTTGTAAACCCTAAACCAATCTCGTCCGTGAAGAAGCCGGTGAACAATCAGGTATCAACGTCAAACCCTTTTGATGCGCTTAAGGATGATGATGGTGATCAGGGAGGTAGTACTGTGGGCCGTatagagaagaaggagaaaaggTCGAGTGACAGGCAGGATTCAGATGAAGAGGAGGTcgaagaagtctacaatgaaactagtgcttttatgacatcgggtactcatccgtTCTCTTCGAaggcaggggcaagcacctcttctacaAAATTCTCAAATGGGTAGGCGTCATTTGGTTCGTTTGAAGGGGTTGCCGGTTTGTGGCagctttatttttgatgatggcggttgaggactttgttttgttttttttccattgttttgtctactagatcaTGATGTTTAGTAGGCTAGGTTACGGGGTGtcatagtttgttttgttttgctgGGTCATACATATATGAGGCATGTCCTATATATGAACTAGTGgggaactcatcctcactacttgtacttgtttgcggttgcattttaatagattcaccggggtaaccctttacccaaaaaaaaaaagaaagctCAAAATAAGTGAAAAAAAAAAGCCCTAAATAGAGTGTGAGAGTGAAAAATGTGCGAATGTAAAAGCGTAGATATACATACGAATTGAACTAAAAATTAGAATCGAACACAACTTACAAACCCTAAATTTGATTTAGGGGAGGAAGAGGAGCCGGGACATTTGGTGGAGCGAGTGATGCTGCGACGCCTTATGAACCGCTAAAAGGACTTTTGGAGGACTTTTTTGGGAAGGAAAGGTGagacttttgaagtcaaaagaatcCAAACATCATGAAAGAAGAGTTCAGCATTTATTTCTTAGTTATTTCTTTTCAGCCAAACACCCCCATTTATATATTCTTGATTTGTAACACAATTTGGAttaagggtgtaaggagtggttaaacacttaaGAGTGACAAATTAAAAAATCAATTTATCAGAGTGTGTTacgtcaatcagtgaaaagtgATTAAACTTTATTGAAAAGTATTGGTAATGGTTAGACACTTGATGAAGtggtaactttaaaaaaaaagtgtgattggttgagattgaaaTAGACCCCACCCCACACTACCCTCTCTCTCATACACTCCCTTCACCGCACGGCAAGCACTCACCGAATTGGCAAATGTTTGATTGGTAAACTTAAGATGGCATTGGTTTGCCACTCTTTGCCACTTCGGTAAACCTTATTTACCGAAACCACACCGTATGCCCTA
Above is a window of Helianthus annuus cultivar XRQ/B chromosome 14, HanXRQr2.0-SUNRISE, whole genome shotgun sequence DNA encoding:
- the LOC110908117 gene encoding putative F-box/FBD/LRR-repeat protein At3g56780, yielding MDLGEITENVEGDRLSNLPDDLIHKILSFISIKHVVQTSALSSRWRYIWTSMPFLNFSTKDFPRLPRFSKFVTRLLSSRNNQSEVFSVDLTFRGKGSPEFVQRILDYAFSHNVQQLNITCLPGRVYYVGEFPPSLFSSQSLKHLTMTGRIQTCPIPAAPTWVLPNLTTLNLSFYDDKCAALFSNCPNLKNLTLKNCSIFNSFHIHHSGLSSLTLENGRDCVKVVTPQLKNLTIKYWRGIHLISAPNLSSLRYTDHYCCYKDNDDGPLLLPTDLCHLEKVDICIDSSVDNEAYTRKIFCLLQQLHCVKFLTLNLELVKFISSSQDLISHQPTSPFVNLKSLKIYPVTFLSVGVTLSSEIQSYLLGGSPSAAFTLVSHEEIRAVKNVTSARNLMNELHDKLKGNIETDASHALTEHEQLRRKYNMVEMINKELTKVPASHQDKDKLRARFYGLLVEVKTLFSRDEPATSSQPSS